The following are encoded together in the Brassica napus cultivar Da-Ae chromosome A9, Da-Ae, whole genome shotgun sequence genome:
- the BNAA09G25620D gene encoding uncharacterized protein BNAA09G25620D, whose protein sequence is MGDVQLKKRGYIWAISAGFNAALAAISAKFFSSLVIKYGLVVLCNVVMWGCYVNSLRALSSLQATVTNFAANFLSSGFAGLFLFHESLSFRWFAGALSITIGVVILSKSSVDKKVSTD, encoded by the exons ATGGGTGATGTACAGCTAAAGAAAAGAGGATACATCTGGGCAATCTCTGCTGGGTTCAATGCAGCGCTTGCTGCTATCTCTGCAAAGTTCTTCTCATCTCtc GTGATAAAGTATGGATTGGTTGTATTATGCAATGTGGTAATGTGGGGATGTTATGTAAACAGCTTAAGAGCTCTCTCTTCTCTACAAGCTACAGTCACTAACTTTGCTGCTAATTTCCTCTCTTCTGGTTTTGCTGGCCTCTTTCTGTTTCACGAGTCCTTATCATTCcgt TGGTTTGCAGGGgctttatctatcaccattgGAGTTGTAATCCTCAGTAAGTCAAGTGTTGATAAGAAGGTTAGTACGGATTAG
- the LOC106352376 gene encoding thionin-like protein 2: MGSKRVTIMFITMMVVIGNFVVQTEAQAYPFRSCFPGCIVSCAIEKKFPTGLMCPFTCFMTCLPPPTSNIPSPPSQMISANEKIDNNNVYCKLGCATHHCLPLSSLQNPNVDKVVDCVDSCSDRCSNKN, encoded by the exons atgggAAGCAAAAGAGTGACCATAATGTTCATTACGATGATGGTAGTCATTGGAAACTTTGTCGTTCAAACAGAAGCTCAAGCTTATCCTTTTAGAAGTTGTTTCCCAGGTTGTATTGTGAGTTGTGCCATTGAGAAGAAGTTTCCAACTGGTTTGATGTGTCCATTCACTTGTTTCATGACATGTCTTCCTCCTCCAACATCAAATATTCCTTCTCCTCCTTCTCAAATGATTTCGGCAAAcgaaaaaattgataataataatgtttactgTAAACTTGGTTGTGCTACTCATCATTGTCTTCCTCTTTCTTCTCTCCAAAATCCCA ATGTTGACAAAGTTGTGGACTGTGTCGATTCATGCTCAGACAGATGCTCCAACAAGAACTAG
- the LOC106350862 gene encoding probable purine permease 4 has protein sequence MSDGRVNADQQEEGEEQQNLVKAPVKRSLGLLITTYGCLFVGSIASSLLAKYYFVHGGSSRWVSTWVQSAGFPLLLGLIYFPHFVFKTTKRRPFTRFTHRHLLFSVVIGLILGFNNFLFSWGTSYLPVSTSSLLLSTQLIFTLILSVIIVKQKVTFSNLNCVVLLTLSSVLLALGSSQDKPAGLTKTKYFIGFLSTIGAGLLFALYLPVTERVYRSVYCYAMVMEMQLVMEFSATVFATIGMAFDGGFKEMVKEANQVFTKGPTVYWTVAIFANVVTWQLCFAATSGMVYLTSGITGGICMTALLAMNVIGGVVVYGDAFGGVKIVSTVLCIWGFSSYVYGIYVKMKKDEKNEKEEEEKGHSGMKTVEDGGEMEVEMGKVKDDVAAADERV, from the coding sequence ATGAGTGATGGTCGAGTAAACGCagatcaacaagaagaaggagaagaacaaCAAAACCTGGTCAAAGCACCGGTCAAGCGATCCCTCGGCCTCCTCATCACCACTTATGGCTGCCTCTTCGTCGGCTCCATTGCCTCGAGCCTCCTCGCGAAATACTACTTCGTCCACGGTGGCTCGAGCCGGTGGGTCTCCACGTGGGTCCAATCCGCCGGATTCCCACTCCTCCTCGGGCTTATCTACTTCCCTCACTTCGTCTTCAAAACAACTAAGCGCCGTCCCTTCACGCGCTTCACACACCGCCATCTCCTCTTCTCCGTCGTAATCGGACTCATCCTTGGTTTCAACAACTTCCTCTTCTCATGGGGTACCTCGTACCTCCCAGTGTCCACATCATCACTTCTCCTCTCCACACAACTCATCTTCACTCTGATCTTGTCCGTGATCATAGTGAAACAGAAAGTCACTTTCTCAAATCTCAACTGCGTTGTTCTCTTAACGTTAAGCTCTGTTTTATTAGCTCTCGGTTCGAGCCAAGATAAACCGGCCGGTTTAACTAAAACCAAATATTTCATCGGGTTTTTATCCACGATCGGGGCCGGTTTACTCTTCGCGCTCTACCTGCCCGTGACGGAGAGGGTCTACAGGTCCGTTTATTGCTACGCGATGGTCATGGAGATGCAATTGGTTATGGAATTTTCTGCCACGGTTTTCGCCACAATCGGTATGGCTTTCGACGGCGGGTTTAAAGAAATGGTTAAGGAAGCGAACCAAGTTTTCACTAAAGGACCGACTGTTTACTGGACAGTTGCGATTTTTGCAAATGTGGTGACATGGCAGCTCTGTTTCGCGGCCACGTCAGGGATGGTTTATTTGACGTCTGGTATCACCGGAGGTATCTGCATGACGGCGTTACTAGCTATGAATGTGATTGGAGGTGTGGTGGTGTACGGCGATGCGTTCGGCGGCGTGAAGATTGTGTCGACGGTGCTATGTATTTGGGGATTCTCGTCTTATGTATATGGGATTTAcgtgaagatgaagaaggatgagaagaatgagaaggaggaggaggagaagggaCATTCCGGTATGAAGACGGTGGAAGACGGTGGAGAGATGGAGGTGGAGATGGGTAAGGTTAAAGATGACGTGGCGGCGGCGGATGAAAgggtttga
- the LOC111200724 gene encoding uncharacterized protein LOC111200724 has product MYQPNLSYNQITISTFWFDSWLPTGPLVELFGEGGPSELGIPLNAKVADVSNVTSWDLPHARSEKALQLHIALTSVSPPRSTDTDDSYNWKVNGSICNGYSSSQTWEAIRPRESTKAWAPTVWFKGAVPKQAFNMWLTTLNRLPTKTRLASWGLNITTTCSLCNSADEARDHLFLNCRFAVYLWAAVFARLSPRQPPFISWAELLSWCRVQSPSAPSTLRRLVTHVLVYHVWRQRNNFLHNNTYLSSAETFKLLDRDVRNTITARRNKRNFNNLMVLWIR; this is encoded by the exons ATGTATCAGCCAAACTTATCTTACAACCAAATAACCATTTCAAC TTTCTGGTTTGACTCATGGCTACCAACTGGTCCGCTGGTAGAACTGTTTGGAGAAGGTGGCCCCAGCGAACTCGGAATTCCCTTGAACGCAAAGGTTGCTGATGTGTCTAATGTAACATCTTGGGATCTCCCTCACGCTAGATCTGAAAAGGCTCTCCAACTTCACATTGCCCTCACATCTGTCTCTCCCCCGAGGAGCACAGACACAGACGACTCCTACAACTGGAAAGTAAATGGTTCGATCTGCAATGGGTACTCCTCCTCTCAAACTTGGGAGGCGATCAGGCCTCGAGAATCAACTAAAGCATGGGCACCAACAGTCTGGTTCAAAGGTGCTGTTCCCAAGCAAGCTTTTAATATGTGGCTCACTACACTCAACAGGCTCCCGACAAAAACTCGTCTGGCTTCTTGGGGTCTGAACATCACCACTACATGCAGTCTATGCAACTCCGCAGATGAAGCCAGGGACCATCTCTTTTTGAACTGCAGGTTTGCCGTGTACCTTTGGGCTGCAGTCTTCGCAAGGCTCTCTCCTCGACAGCCACCGTTCATATCTTGGGCTGAGCTGCTCTCTTGGTGTAGAGTCCAATCGCCATCAGCGCCATCTACCCTGCGAAGACTAGTCACCCACGTCCTTGTATATCACGTATGGAGACAGAGGAATAATTTTCTCCATAACAATACCTATCTCTCTTCAGCTGAAACGTTCAAATTATTGGACAGAGATGTGAGGAACACGATCACCGCTCGGCGCAACAAGCGCAACTTCAACAACCTCATGGTGCTTTGGATCAGATGA